The Streptomyces sp. NL15-2K genome contains a region encoding:
- a CDS encoding helix-turn-helix transcriptional regulator, producing the protein MSERDDPVTIGRRLQQLRVERGLTQKQLAEPAYTPAYISTLEAGRVRPSDDALRHLAERLGVGFEELATGRPARLVTDLRLRLTEAQRTLATGEAEAAAEQYGRLLAEAETLDLDGVRAAALLGLGECALETGELAAGRLYFERAEKAFGDVLLPVRVPALRGRAISHYLSGELRYSVYLLESTLDELNRGGLHDPDALLLLYASVIGPYMDMGAHARAAQAAELALALAPQAGDPALVARMHRSVARTLLAEGRVAEADASLAKAAELYRQLQLRTELANCHWMRGYIHAQNGELESAEGELRQALTMLSAKRAALYSSQVAVELADVLHRRGRSEEAAALLHEVLNDLSSERGALHSAAAHRLLGIIAEDARDTEAAEEHYVRALSLLERAGAAGDLADLCRLLGDLLRRTGRVEAALDAYRTGLGHRTAPGTTTLGPAPAQPPL; encoded by the coding sequence ATGTCGGAGCGCGACGACCCGGTGACCATCGGGCGCAGGTTGCAGCAGTTGCGGGTCGAACGCGGGCTGACGCAGAAGCAGTTGGCCGAACCGGCGTACACCCCCGCCTACATCTCGACGCTGGAGGCCGGTCGCGTCCGGCCCTCCGACGACGCGCTCAGGCACCTCGCCGAGCGGCTCGGCGTCGGCTTCGAGGAGTTGGCGACCGGGCGGCCCGCCCGCCTCGTCACGGATCTGCGGCTGCGGCTGACCGAGGCCCAGCGCACCCTCGCCACCGGGGAGGCCGAGGCGGCGGCGGAGCAGTACGGCCGGCTGCTCGCCGAGGCGGAGACGCTCGACCTCGACGGGGTGCGGGCCGCGGCGCTGCTCGGGCTCGGCGAATGCGCCCTGGAGACCGGGGAGCTGGCGGCGGGCCGCCTGTACTTCGAGCGGGCCGAGAAGGCGTTCGGGGACGTGCTGCTGCCGGTCCGCGTCCCCGCCCTGCGCGGACGTGCCATCTCTCACTACCTGTCGGGTGAACTCCGCTACTCCGTCTACCTGCTGGAGTCCACCCTCGACGAGCTCAACCGCGGCGGCCTGCACGACCCCGACGCGCTGCTCCTCCTCTACGCGAGCGTCATCGGCCCGTACATGGACATGGGCGCGCACGCCCGCGCCGCACAGGCCGCCGAACTCGCGCTGGCGCTCGCGCCGCAGGCCGGTGACCCGGCCCTGGTCGCCCGGATGCACCGGTCCGTCGCCCGCACGTTGCTCGCCGAGGGCCGCGTCGCCGAGGCCGACGCCTCGCTGGCCAAGGCCGCCGAGCTGTACCGGCAGCTGCAGCTGCGCACCGAGCTCGCCAACTGCCACTGGATGCGCGGGTACATCCACGCCCAGAACGGTGAGCTGGAGTCCGCCGAGGGCGAGTTGCGCCAGGCCCTCACCATGCTCTCCGCCAAGCGGGCCGCCCTCTACTCCAGCCAGGTCGCCGTCGAGCTGGCCGACGTACTGCACCGGCGCGGCAGGTCCGAGGAGGCCGCCGCGCTGCTGCACGAGGTGCTCAACGACCTCAGCTCCGAACGCGGCGCCCTGCACTCCGCCGCCGCGCACCGCCTGCTCGGCATCATCGCCGAGGACGCCCGGGACACCGAGGCCGCCGAGGAGCACTACGTCCGGGCGCTGAGCCTGCTGGAGCGGGCGGGCGCCGCCGGTGACCTGGCCGACCTGTGCCGGCTGCTGGGGGACCTGCTGCGCCGTACCGGCAGGGTGGAGGCGGCGCTGGACGCGTACCGGACGGGACTGGGACACCGTACGGCCCCCGGCACCACCACCCTCGGGCCCGCACCCGCACAGCCTCCTCTGTGA
- a CDS encoding GAF and ANTAR domain-containing protein: MRAVDVIAEEVRDAEPRDIPKRLCGVVVELLPVVGASVALHNDGMPVRLSASSEHASYLAEIQATLGDGPCLYAARTGTPVLASDLTSGEDADRWPFFAQQATAAGVRAVYSLPLGNDSVCVGTLDLYRDTPGELTPRELRTALLVAGVMTVALMALPRGEENGSRGAEPWLSGLAAEHDEVYQAVGMIMAQLGVGAEEALARLRAHAFARNRMAVDVAHDVVAHRTRFERD; the protein is encoded by the coding sequence ATGCGGGCCGTCGACGTCATCGCCGAGGAGGTGCGGGACGCCGAGCCCAGGGACATCCCGAAGCGGCTGTGCGGGGTGGTGGTCGAGCTGCTGCCGGTGGTCGGGGCCAGCGTGGCACTGCACAACGACGGCATGCCGGTACGGCTGAGCGCGAGCAGCGAGCATGCCTCGTACCTGGCGGAGATCCAGGCCACGCTGGGTGACGGACCCTGTCTGTACGCCGCGCGGACCGGCACTCCCGTACTCGCCTCCGACCTGACGTCCGGCGAGGACGCGGACCGCTGGCCGTTCTTCGCGCAGCAGGCCACGGCCGCCGGGGTGCGGGCGGTGTACTCGCTGCCGCTGGGCAACGACTCCGTGTGCGTGGGCACGCTCGATCTCTACCGCGACACCCCCGGCGAGCTCACGCCCCGGGAACTGCGCACGGCGCTGTTGGTGGCCGGCGTGATGACGGTGGCCCTGATGGCGCTGCCGCGCGGGGAGGAGAACGGCAGCCGAGGTGCCGAGCCCTGGCTGAGCGGCCTGGCCGCCGAGCACGACGAGGTCTACCAGGCAGTCGGCATGATCATGGCCCAGCTCGGGGTGGGCGCCGAGGAGGCGCTGGCCCGGCTGAGGGCCCACGCCTTCGCCCGGAACCGCATGGCCGTCGATGTGGCGCACGATGTGGTCGCGCACCGGACGAGGTTCGAGCGCGACTGA
- the thrS gene encoding threonine--tRNA ligase, protein MALRPSRARELTMNDHRRLGRELDLFDTDPLMGAGLPYWLPDGAVVRHTLEEYIREAERAAGYRHVYSPVLGKRELYEMSGHWSHYSDDMFPPMRLGAEEVVLRPSLCPHHALIYRSRSHSYRELPLRMAELGGMYRSELSGVLGGLTRVRSIQLNDAHIFCTLEQAVEEARAALDLIARAYADLGIRATRHRLSLPSPSLSGEDGKGKYVADPDLWRRATALLREVLDSSGIPYEAAEGEAAFYGPKIDVQITDPAGRESTLSTVQIDFHQPERFDLHYIGADGAKHRPVMVHRSIIGSVERAVAHLIEEHGGAFPAWLAPVQLVVLPVAQAQVEQGAEIVRRARAQGLRAELATPADGTLGARIRAARLVPYQAVIGEREADGDLAAVRLRDGRRPGAVPVAELLRRIAACVEERGTELWRAA, encoded by the coding sequence CTGGCACTTCGCCCCTCCCGAGCGAGGGAGCTCACCATGAACGACCACCGCCGACTCGGTCGCGAACTCGACCTGTTCGACACCGACCCGCTGATGGGCGCGGGCCTGCCGTACTGGCTCCCCGACGGGGCCGTCGTACGGCACACCCTGGAGGAGTACATCCGGGAGGCCGAGCGCGCCGCCGGCTACCGGCACGTGTACTCGCCCGTGCTCGGCAAGCGGGAGCTGTACGAGATGTCCGGCCACTGGTCCCACTACAGCGACGACATGTTCCCGCCGATGCGGCTCGGCGCGGAGGAGGTCGTACTCCGGCCCAGCCTCTGCCCCCACCACGCCCTCATCTACCGCTCCCGTTCCCACAGCTACCGCGAACTGCCCCTGCGCATGGCCGAGTTGGGCGGCATGTACCGCTCCGAGCTGTCCGGCGTCCTCGGCGGCCTGACCCGGGTCCGGTCCATCCAGCTCAACGACGCGCACATCTTCTGCACCCTGGAGCAGGCCGTCGAGGAGGCCCGCGCGGCCCTGGACCTGATCGCTCGCGCCTACGCCGACCTCGGCATCCGAGCCACCCGCCACCGCCTCTCCCTCCCCTCCCCCTCCCTCTCCGGGGAGGACGGCAAGGGCAAGTACGTCGCCGACCCGGACCTGTGGCGCCGGGCCACCGCCCTGCTCAGGGAGGTCCTCGACAGCTCCGGCATCCCCTACGAGGCCGCCGAGGGCGAGGCCGCCTTCTACGGCCCCAAGATCGACGTCCAGATCACCGACCCCGCCGGACGAGAATCCACCCTCTCCACCGTCCAGATCGACTTCCACCAGCCCGAACGCTTCGACTTGCACTACATCGGCGCCGACGGGGCCAAACACCGGCCGGTCATGGTGCACCGCAGCATCATCGGCAGCGTGGAGCGGGCGGTCGCGCACCTCATCGAGGAACACGGCGGCGCCTTCCCGGCGTGGCTCGCGCCCGTGCAACTGGTGGTGCTGCCGGTGGCTCAGGCGCAGGTGGAACAGGGCGCGGAGATCGTACGGCGGGCCCGCGCGCAGGGACTGCGGGCCGAACTCGCCACCCCCGCCGACGGCACCCTCGGCGCCCGCATCCGGGCGGCGCGGCTCGTGCCGTACCAGGCGGTGATCGGGGAGCGGGAGGCCGACGGCGACCTGGCGGCCGTACGGCTGCGGGACGGGCGGCGTCCCGGGGCGGTGCCGGTGGCCGAACTGCTGCGCCGGATCGCAGCCTGCGTGGAGGAGCGCGGCACCGAACTGTGGCGGGCTGCGTAA
- a CDS encoding nucleoside hydrolase, with product MTDQPIPVIIDCDTGVDDALALLFAVRHPGLDVRAVTCVAGNTDVDGVVRNTLTVLEQAGASGIPVARGAERPLIEPVRTARHVHGQDGMGDLGLPAPTRVPVDVDAVTLLRQEILASPRPVTLIPTAPLTNIALLLRTHPEVVRNIERIVFMGGAVATGNATPVAEFNVWHDPEAAAILLTAGVPITMYGLDVFKRVLVPAGDIQRLRASPEPRLRMAGDLLAHRDPAASGDPTPMGGLGDAGAVCAVVDPEGITTESLPVEVSLSPGPTRGQTIVDRRPLPGESEIHEGVREQPLVDVALGVDVERYVKLWLATVEGV from the coding sequence ATGACAGATCAGCCCATCCCGGTGATCATCGACTGCGACACGGGTGTCGACGACGCTCTGGCCCTGCTGTTCGCCGTACGGCACCCGGGTCTCGACGTGCGCGCGGTGACCTGCGTGGCGGGGAACACCGACGTGGACGGGGTGGTCCGCAACACCCTGACCGTGCTGGAGCAGGCCGGGGCGTCCGGCATCCCGGTCGCGCGGGGCGCCGAACGCCCGCTGATCGAGCCCGTCCGCACGGCCCGGCACGTGCACGGGCAGGACGGGATGGGCGACCTGGGCCTGCCCGCGCCGACCCGCGTACCGGTGGACGTCGACGCGGTGACGCTGCTGCGGCAGGAGATCCTCGCTTCCCCACGCCCGGTCACCCTCATCCCCACCGCACCGCTGACCAACATCGCGCTGCTCCTGCGTACGCACCCGGAGGTGGTCCGCAACATCGAGCGGATCGTGTTCATGGGCGGCGCGGTGGCGACCGGAAACGCCACCCCGGTCGCGGAGTTCAACGTGTGGCACGACCCCGAGGCCGCCGCGATCCTGCTCACGGCCGGGGTGCCGATCACGATGTACGGCCTGGACGTCTTCAAGCGGGTCCTGGTCCCGGCCGGGGACATCCAGCGCCTGCGCGCGAGCCCGGAACCCCGCCTCCGCATGGCCGGCGACCTCCTCGCCCACCGCGACCCCGCCGCCTCCGGCGACCCGACCCCCATGGGCGGCCTCGGCGACGCGGGCGCGGTCTGCGCGGTCGTGGACCCGGAGGGCATCACGACGGAGAGCCTCCCGGTCGAGGTGAGCCTGTCCCCGGGCCCCACCCGAGGCCAGACGATCGTCGACCGCCGCCCGCTGCCGGGCGAGTCCGAGATTCACGAGGGTGTCCGTGAACAACCGCTGGTGGACGTGGCGTTGGGCGTGGACGTGGAGCGGTACGTGAAGCTGTGGCTGGCGACGGTGGAGGGCGTCTAG
- a CDS encoding HoxN/HupN/NixA family nickel/cobalt transporter: MTLPEPTSAFRWRREDTLKTAGLMAVIAALHVVAFGVLFLLVVPGHYEVGDKAFGIGLGITAYTLGMRHAFDADHIAAIDNTTRKLMADGKRPVSVGFWFALGHSSVVVVMAALVAGGAALAGTLMNDDSGTHQTLGVVGTTVSGTFLYLIAALNLVALVGILKVFRAMRAGEYDEKELEQHLDSRGFMNRILGRLTKAISRPGQMFPLGFLFGLGFDTATEVTLMVMAGSGAAAGLPWYAVLSLPLLFAAGMSLFDTLDGTFMNFAYQWAFSNPVRKVFYNLTITGLSIAVAFFIGTIELVGVLHEKLDLHDAVTGWIAGIDLDNVGYVIVGLFVVVWAGAIAYWRLARVEQRWAVRPAADTR; encoded by the coding sequence ATGACCCTGCCCGAGCCCACGTCCGCCTTCCGCTGGCGGCGCGAGGACACCCTCAAGACCGCCGGCCTGATGGCCGTGATCGCCGCCCTGCACGTAGTCGCCTTCGGCGTTCTCTTCCTGCTCGTCGTGCCCGGCCACTACGAAGTCGGCGACAAGGCCTTCGGTATCGGCCTCGGCATCACCGCCTACACCCTCGGCATGCGGCACGCCTTCGACGCCGACCACATCGCCGCCATCGACAACACCACCCGCAAGCTGATGGCCGACGGCAAGCGGCCGGTCTCGGTGGGCTTCTGGTTCGCGCTCGGGCATTCGAGCGTGGTGGTGGTCATGGCCGCACTCGTCGCGGGCGGCGCCGCGCTCGCGGGCACGCTCATGAACGACGACTCCGGCACCCACCAGACGCTGGGGGTCGTCGGTACGACGGTCTCCGGCACGTTCCTCTACCTCATCGCCGCCCTGAACCTGGTCGCCCTGGTGGGCATCCTCAAGGTCTTCCGGGCGATGCGGGCGGGCGAGTACGACGAGAAGGAACTCGAACAGCACCTGGATTCGCGGGGGTTCATGAACCGCATCCTCGGCCGCCTCACCAAGGCCATCAGCCGTCCGGGCCAGATGTTCCCCCTCGGCTTCCTCTTCGGCCTCGGCTTCGACACGGCCACCGAAGTGACCCTGATGGTGATGGCGGGCTCGGGCGCGGCGGCCGGCCTGCCCTGGTACGCGGTTCTCTCCCTCCCCCTCCTCTTCGCCGCCGGCATGAGCCTGTTCGACACCCTCGACGGCACGTTCATGAACTTCGCCTACCAGTGGGCGTTCTCCAACCCCGTCCGCAAGGTCTTCTACAACCTCACGATCACCGGCCTGTCCATCGCCGTCGCCTTCTTCATCGGCACGATCGAACTCGTCGGCGTCCTGCACGAGAAACTCGACCTGCACGATGCCGTGACCGGCTGGATCGCGGGCATCGACCTCGACAACGTCGGTTACGTCATCGTCGGCCTGTTCGTGGTGGTGTGGGCGGGGGCCATCGCCTACTGGCGGCTCGCGAGGGTGGAGCAGCGGTGGGCGGTGCGGCCGGCCGCCGACACGCGCTAG
- a CDS encoding metalloregulator ArsR/SmtB family transcription factor yields the protein MHLVPADRADRRTIDGHRVCDAIAAIGEPGHVRTWADRFSLLADPKRLALLLALHRTGPLAVSDLAIATGMNDPAVSQALRLLRAAGVVEREKEGRVVRYRVIDRDVRALLGHCVADGR from the coding sequence ATGCATCTCGTCCCGGCCGACCGAGCGGACCGCCGCACCATCGACGGGCACCGGGTGTGCGACGCCATCGCCGCGATCGGCGAACCGGGCCACGTCCGCACCTGGGCCGACCGCTTCTCCCTCCTCGCCGACCCCAAGAGGCTCGCGCTGCTCCTCGCGCTGCACCGGACCGGCCCGCTGGCCGTGTCCGACCTGGCGATCGCGACCGGCATGAACGATCCGGCCGTGTCGCAGGCGCTGAGGTTGCTGCGGGCGGCGGGGGTCGTGGAGCGGGAGAAGGAGGGGCGGGTGGTGCGGTACCGGGTCATCGACCGGGACGTACGGGCGCTGCTGGGGCACTGCGTGGCCGACGGGCGTTGA
- a CDS encoding dihydrofolate reductase family protein: MIVTADMAISLDGYVAGTDVALDNPGGDGAEPLFEWIHNLASWRERQGMTGGEENRDSELMREWFDATGAVVMGRMMYDTGEEFWGDNPPFRTPVFVLTHRPRPTLVKEGGTTFTFVTDGIHSALDQAKAAAGDRNVDIAGGASTVRQYLKEGLIDELQLHVVPALLGEGLRLFEGLGAGRRNLEPVRVVDTPLATHLKYRFAK, encoded by the coding sequence GTGATCGTGACCGCGGATATGGCCATCTCCCTCGACGGCTACGTCGCCGGCACCGACGTCGCCCTTGACAACCCGGGAGGCGACGGCGCCGAGCCGCTCTTCGAGTGGATCCACAACCTGGCGAGCTGGCGGGAGCGCCAGGGCATGACCGGTGGGGAGGAGAATCGCGACTCCGAGCTGATGCGTGAGTGGTTCGATGCCACCGGAGCCGTGGTCATGGGCCGGATGATGTACGACACGGGCGAGGAGTTCTGGGGCGACAACCCGCCCTTCCGGACCCCCGTCTTCGTGCTCACCCACCGCCCCCGGCCGACCCTGGTCAAGGAGGGCGGCACCACCTTCACCTTCGTCACCGACGGCATCCACAGCGCCCTCGACCAGGCGAAGGCCGCCGCCGGGGACAGGAACGTCGACATCGCGGGCGGGGCGAGCACGGTGCGGCAGTATCTCAAGGAGGGGCTCATCGACGAGCTGCAGCTGCACGTGGTGCCCGCGCTCCTCGGAGAGGGACTGCGGCTCTTCGAGGGACTGGGCGCCGGGCGGCGGAACCTCGAACCGGTCAGGGTGGTCGACACGCCCCTCGCCACCCACCTGAAGTACCGCTTCGCGAAGTGA
- a CDS encoding glycoside hydrolase family 13 protein: MTDPVTDRTDTTPDLSSRDPNWWRQAVVYQVYPRSFADADGDGLGDLKGITRRLNHLAALGVDALWLSPFYPSELADGGYDVADYRDVDPRLGSLDDFDALAAEAHRLGLKVIVDLVPNHTSHQHVWFQEALASGPGSPARDRYVFRDGRGTHGELPPTDWQSVFGGSAWQRVPDGQWYLHLFAPQQPDLNWANEEVRADFRTTLRFWSDRGVDGFRVDVAHALAKDLSEPLRDLGAPELSSEDALSHFPPGTHPFYDRDEVHEIYRDWRKILDSYRPPRMAVAEAWVQGARRTLYARPDELGQAFNFEYLQAGWDADELRQVITDSLDSAHQAGASATWVLSNHDVVRHTSRLMLPPGTDDNAWLLSGGHAPEVDESHGLRRARAATLLMLALPGSSYVYQGEELGLPEVADLPVEVLQDPIWEQTGRVRKGRDGCRVPLPWTTTGPSYGFGAAGAWLPQPPSFASYAVEAQDGVEGSPLELYRTALRLRRKLLEGESLAWADDTPPGVLDFTRHDGWRCVTNLSDAAVRLPAGEVLLTSAPLEDGQLPPDTTAWIA, encoded by the coding sequence GTGACCGACCCCGTTACCGACCGCACCGACACCACCCCCGACCTCTCCTCCCGCGACCCCAACTGGTGGCGCCAGGCCGTCGTCTACCAGGTCTATCCCCGCAGCTTCGCCGACGCCGACGGCGACGGACTCGGGGACCTCAAGGGCATCACCCGGCGGCTGAACCACCTCGCCGCCCTCGGCGTCGACGCCCTGTGGCTCAGCCCCTTCTACCCGTCCGAGCTCGCCGACGGCGGCTACGACGTCGCCGACTACCGGGACGTCGACCCCCGCCTGGGCAGCCTCGACGACTTCGACGCGCTCGCCGCCGAGGCCCACCGGCTCGGCCTGAAAGTGATCGTCGACCTGGTCCCCAACCACACCTCCCACCAGCACGTGTGGTTCCAGGAGGCCCTCGCCTCCGGCCCCGGCTCCCCCGCCCGCGACCGCTACGTCTTCCGCGACGGCCGCGGCACGCACGGCGAACTGCCGCCCACCGACTGGCAGTCCGTCTTCGGCGGCAGCGCCTGGCAGCGGGTGCCGGACGGACAGTGGTACCTGCACCTGTTCGCCCCCCAACAGCCCGACCTCAACTGGGCGAACGAGGAGGTCCGCGCCGACTTCCGCACCACCCTGCGCTTCTGGTCCGACCGCGGGGTCGACGGCTTCCGCGTCGACGTGGCCCACGCCCTGGCCAAGGACCTCAGCGAGCCGTTGCGCGACCTCGGCGCCCCCGAACTCAGCAGCGAGGACGCGCTGTCCCACTTCCCGCCCGGCACCCACCCCTTCTACGACCGCGACGAGGTCCACGAGATCTACCGCGACTGGCGCAAGATCCTCGACTCCTACCGCCCGCCCCGCATGGCGGTCGCCGAGGCCTGGGTCCAGGGCGCCCGACGCACGCTGTACGCCCGCCCGGACGAACTGGGCCAGGCCTTCAACTTCGAGTACCTCCAGGCCGGTTGGGACGCGGACGAACTGCGCCAGGTCATCACCGACTCCCTGGACAGCGCGCACCAGGCGGGCGCCTCCGCCACCTGGGTGCTGTCCAACCACGACGTCGTACGGCACACCTCCCGGCTGATGCTCCCGCCCGGCACCGACGACAACGCCTGGCTGCTCTCCGGCGGCCACGCACCCGAGGTGGACGAGTCCCACGGCCTACGACGCGCCCGGGCGGCCACGCTCCTGATGCTGGCGCTGCCCGGATCGTCGTACGTCTACCAGGGCGAGGAACTCGGCCTGCCCGAGGTCGCCGACCTGCCCGTCGAGGTGCTCCAGGACCCGATCTGGGAACAGACCGGCCGCGTCCGCAAGGGCCGCGACGGATGCCGGGTGCCGCTGCCGTGGACGACGACGGGGCCGTCGTACGGCTTCGGGGCGGCCGGCGCCTGGCTGCCGCAGCCGCCGTCCTTCGCGTCGTACGCCGTCGAGGCCCAGGACGGTGTCGAGGGCTCGCCCCTGGAGCTCTACCGCACGGCCCTGCGGCTGCGCCGCAAGCTGCTGGAGGGCGAGTCCCTGGCCTGGGCGGACGACACCCCGCCCGGCGTCTTGGACTTCACCCGGCACGACGGCTGGCGATGCGTCACCAACCTGTCGGACGCGGCCGTACGCCTACCGGCGGGCGAGGTACTACTGACCAGCGCACCGCTGGAAGACGGACAACTACCCCCGGACACCACAGCCTGGATCGCCTGA